The following are from one region of the Rosistilla carotiformis genome:
- a CDS encoding ABC transporter ATP-binding protein produces MHPESSRQRFDQYRQEFREKRSSGGNPHSASPSPHGGRGTNRQRSFYQLFTEFWGLLGQYRGRVILGLATLSVATLLRLVPPAATKLAIDCVLTDPAKPLPGFLQGFAWPEEKMSLLVAIALGAAFFTACATVIQLWGRWLATKTVNQVQISIRRKVFDHAIRLPLTRVYKLKSGGAASLIREDAGGIADLIFSMLYNPWRAIIQFVGSLIILMLVDWKLMLGGLLLLPGVYITHRTWINRIRPMFKDIRKQRQHIDAGATETFGGIRIVRTFARARSESNRFVREGTMLVRQQLFTWWWSRAIEIIWEVVIPLASTGLLLYGGSQIINGELTLGDLMMFLVYLTMLLDPIAALAGSAVTFQNNLAGLDRVLDVLESPRELPTNPTAVSLRKEEVAGAITLENVGFRYPDTESMVLQDVCLEIQPGQTVALVGRSGAGKTTLTNLIARFYDPVSGAIRLDGRDLRDIRLESFRKLLGIVEQDVFLFDGTIRDNIGYARRDASLAEVQAAAQAAAAAEFIEKLPEGYESWIGERGVKLSGGQRQRLAIARAILADPKILILDEATSNLDSESERLIQDSLGYLLQNRTSIVIAHRLSTIIHADKIVVMEEGRVVQVGTHQELMSQNGRYQEMVHLQMQPMPHANGSATSTPL; encoded by the coding sequence ATGCATCCAGAATCTTCCCGTCAGCGTTTCGACCAGTACCGCCAAGAATTTCGAGAAAAACGAAGCTCCGGTGGCAACCCTCACTCGGCGAGTCCAAGCCCTCACGGCGGTCGCGGCACCAACCGCCAGCGTTCCTTTTACCAGCTGTTCACCGAATTCTGGGGACTGCTGGGGCAATATCGTGGGCGGGTGATCCTGGGGCTGGCGACGTTATCGGTGGCCACGCTGCTGCGTCTGGTTCCGCCCGCGGCGACCAAACTGGCGATCGATTGCGTGCTGACCGATCCGGCCAAACCATTGCCCGGTTTCCTACAAGGGTTCGCCTGGCCCGAGGAGAAGATGTCGCTGCTGGTAGCGATCGCGTTAGGAGCCGCATTTTTTACAGCGTGCGCCACGGTGATCCAATTGTGGGGCCGCTGGCTGGCGACGAAGACCGTCAATCAGGTTCAAATCTCGATCCGTCGCAAGGTCTTCGATCACGCGATCCGATTGCCGTTGACCCGAGTCTACAAACTGAAGAGCGGCGGGGCGGCGAGCCTGATCCGCGAGGATGCTGGCGGGATCGCCGATCTGATCTTCAGCATGCTGTACAACCCGTGGCGTGCGATCATCCAGTTCGTGGGCAGCTTGATCATCTTGATGTTGGTCGACTGGAAACTGATGCTCGGCGGGCTGCTGCTGTTGCCCGGCGTCTACATCACCCATCGCACATGGATCAACCGGATCCGGCCGATGTTCAAAGACATCCGCAAGCAGCGACAGCACATCGACGCCGGGGCGACCGAAACGTTTGGCGGGATCCGCATCGTCCGCACCTTCGCTCGCGCCCGCAGCGAATCGAACCGCTTCGTCCGCGAGGGGACGATGCTGGTTCGGCAACAATTGTTCACATGGTGGTGGAGCCGCGCGATCGAGATCATTTGGGAGGTCGTCATTCCGCTGGCGTCGACGGGGCTGCTGCTGTACGGCGGTTCGCAGATCATCAACGGCGAACTAACGCTCGGCGACCTGATGATGTTCCTGGTCTATCTGACGATGCTGTTGGACCCGATCGCCGCGCTAGCCGGCAGCGCGGTTACGTTCCAGAACAACCTGGCGGGGCTGGATCGCGTGCTGGATGTTCTGGAAAGCCCTCGCGAACTGCCGACCAATCCGACGGCGGTCAGTCTGCGAAAAGAGGAGGTTGCAGGTGCGATCACGCTCGAAAACGTCGGCTTCCGCTATCCCGATACCGAATCGATGGTCTTGCAGGACGTTTGCCTGGAGATCCAACCTGGGCAAACGGTCGCATTGGTCGGACGCAGTGGCGCCGGGAAGACGACGCTGACGAATCTGATCGCCCGGTTTTACGATCCCGTTTCCGGTGCGATCCGTTTGGATGGCCGCGATCTGCGCGACATTCGCTTGGAGAGCTTCCGCAAGCTGTTGGGGATCGTCGAACAAGATGTCTTTCTGTTCGACGGGACGATTCGCGACAACATCGGTTACGCCCGACGCGATGCCTCGCTGGCCGAAGTGCAAGCGGCGGCGCAGGCGGCTGCGGCGGCGGAGTTTATCGAAAAGCTGCCCGAAGGCTACGAGAGCTGGATCGGCGAACGGGGCGTCAAGCTGAGCGGAGGGCAGCGACAACGGCTGGCGATCGCTCGAGCGATCCTCGCCGATCCGAAGATCTTGATCCTGGACGAAGCGACCAGCAATCTGGACAGCGAAAGCGAACGACTGATTCAGGACAGTCTCGGCTATCTGCTGCAGAACCGGACCTCGATCGTGATCGCTCACCGCTTGAGTACGATCATTCACGCCGACAAGATCGTCGTGATGGAAGAGGGACGCGTGGTGCAAGTCGGCACGCACCAAGAACTGATGTCGCAAAACGGTCGCTACCAAGAAATGGTCCATCTACAGATGCAACCGATGCCGCACGCCAATGGCTCTGCGACGAGCACCCCTCTTTGA
- a CDS encoding calcium-binding protein, with the protein MLLMSASCGSAGDIVDSDMPEPNDEMPSCGSDGGHGCGASGHDLFGKEGDDACDIFDDAGQDDAGQDDAGQDDAGQDDAGQDDVINAIEGTDGHDLLVGGEGADTINGNAGSDLLKGGAGNDTIDGGSGDDLIKGGAGDDKLEGGEGADLLKGEEGDDLVKGGAGNDVLQGGLGDDLIDGGEGNDLADFSGNRDDYSIVDLGNGTLQISGPDGDDLIRSVETLRFSDQTVLVSDILNPTPPVVEEPPVAEEPPVVVDPPMVDHPPVVEPPVAEEPPVVVDPPMVDHPPVVEPPVAEEPPVVVDPPVVDHPPIVEPPVAEEPPVVVDPPVVDHPPVVDPPVAEEPPVVVDPPVVAYPPVVEPPVAQEPPVVVDPPVVNHPPVVEPPVAEEPPVVVDPPMVGQPPVEEPPVAEEPPVVVDPPVVDHPPVAEPPVAEEPPVVVDPPMDGYTTNGGMDDGSDDEDEDEYWRNGSERANEYRRNVFEYLKANKRGGSGGDKDNPFGGY; encoded by the coding sequence ATGTTGCTGATGTCAGCGTCCTGCGGCAGCGCTGGCGATATCGTCGACAGCGACATGCCCGAACCCAACGATGAGATGCCATCTTGTGGCAGCGATGGGGGCCACGGTTGTGGTGCCAGCGGCCACGATCTGTTCGGCAAAGAGGGCGACGACGCATGCGACATCTTCGATGACGCTGGACAGGACGATGCTGGACAGGATGATGCTGGTCAGGACGATGCTGGTCAGGACGATGCTGGTCAGGACGATGTCATTAACGCGATCGAAGGTACCGATGGGCACGACTTGTTGGTTGGCGGTGAAGGTGCTGACACGATTAACGGCAACGCGGGTTCGGATTTGCTCAAGGGTGGCGCCGGCAATGACACGATCGACGGCGGCAGTGGCGACGATCTGATCAAGGGCGGAGCTGGCGATGATAAGCTCGAAGGTGGCGAAGGTGCCGACCTGCTCAAGGGGGAAGAGGGTGACGACCTAGTGAAGGGAGGTGCCGGAAACGATGTCCTCCAGGGCGGCCTTGGCGATGACTTGATCGACGGCGGCGAAGGCAACGACCTAGCCGACTTCAGCGGCAACCGCGACGATTATTCGATCGTCGACCTCGGCAACGGAACGCTGCAGATCAGCGGTCCCGATGGCGATGACCTGATCCGATCTGTCGAAACGCTACGATTCAGCGATCAAACCGTACTCGTTTCCGATATCCTCAACCCGACACCACCAGTCGTTGAAGAACCACCGGTAGCTGAAGAGCCGCCAGTGGTCGTTGATCCTCCGATGGTTGATCACCCTCCCGTCGTCGAACCTCCAGTAGCTGAAGAGCCGCCAGTGGTCGTCGATCCCCCGATGGTTGATCACCCTCCCGTCGTCGAACCTCCAGTAGCTGAAGAGCCACCCGTTGTCGTCGATCCCCCCGTGGTTGATCACCCACCCATCGTCGAACCTCCGGTAGCTGAAGAGCCGCCAGTGGTCGTCGATCCCCCCGTAGTTGATCACCCTCCCGTCGTCGATCCACCGGTAGCTGAAGAGCCACCCGTGGTCGTCGATCCTCCCGTGGTTGCTTACCCACCTGTCGTCGAACCTCCGGTAGCTCAAGAGCCACCTGTGGTCGTCGATCCCCCCGTGGTTAATCATCCACCTGTCGTCGAGCCGCCGGTAGCTGAAGAGCCACCCGTGGTCGTCGATCCTCCTATGGTTGGCCAACCACCTGTCGAAGAGCCACCGGTAGCTGAAGAGCCGCCAGTGGTCGTCGATCCCCCCGTGGTTGACCACCCACCGGTCGCCGAACCACCGGTGGCTGAAGAGCCACCGGTGGTCGTCGATCCCCCCATGGATGGATATACAACCAATGGCGGAATGGATGACGGATCCGATGACGAGGACGAGGACGAATATTGGCGAAACGGAAGCGAGCGGGCGAACGAATATCGCCGCAACGTTTTCGAATACCTGAAAGCCAACAAGCGTGGCGGATCGGGCGGCGATAAAGACAATCCGTTCGGCGGCTACTAA
- a CDS encoding pyridoxal-phosphate-dependent aminotransferase family protein: MSDLLSKLDPPQRVLMGPGPSDVPARILNALAAPTIGHLDPAYLQLMDQTRQLMRQVFQTENEMTLAISGTGSAGMEACVTNLIERGDRMIACVSGVFGGRMADVAGRYGASVDLVEVPWGEAIRPEQVEAALKAAPQTKAVGIVQAETSTGLLQPLDEIAEIVHAHDALLVVDAVTSLGGMEVPVDRLGIDACFSGTQKNLSCPPGLAPVTFSQRAVEIMDRRKSKVGSWYLDLSMIRNYWGSDRSYHHTAPINMTYALREALQIIVEEGLVARFERHQAMHRRLRAGLEALGLTYIPQHSLPNLNCVRVPDGVDDAAVRRQLLTEYGIEIGAGLGPFKGTAWRIGLMGHSCTARNVTLILAALETILRQSGSLIEPGSALAAAAQASDA; encoded by the coding sequence ATGTCCGATCTACTCAGCAAACTCGATCCCCCGCAACGCGTCTTGATGGGCCCCGGCCCCAGCGATGTTCCCGCCCGTATTTTGAACGCCCTGGCCGCGCCGACGATCGGACATTTGGATCCCGCTTATCTGCAGTTGATGGATCAAACGCGGCAGTTGATGCGTCAGGTGTTTCAGACCGAAAACGAAATGACGCTGGCGATCTCCGGCACCGGATCGGCTGGGATGGAGGCGTGTGTCACGAATCTAATCGAGCGGGGCGATCGGATGATCGCCTGCGTGTCGGGCGTCTTTGGGGGTCGGATGGCCGATGTCGCAGGCCGCTACGGGGCGTCGGTTGATCTTGTCGAGGTGCCGTGGGGAGAAGCGATCCGGCCGGAGCAGGTTGAAGCGGCGCTGAAGGCCGCGCCGCAGACCAAAGCGGTTGGGATCGTGCAAGCTGAAACGAGCACCGGCCTGTTGCAACCGCTGGATGAAATCGCCGAGATCGTCCACGCGCACGATGCGCTGCTGGTCGTCGACGCGGTGACCAGTTTAGGCGGCATGGAAGTGCCGGTTGACCGACTGGGGATCGACGCTTGTTTCTCGGGGACGCAGAAGAACCTCTCCTGCCCGCCCGGCCTGGCTCCCGTGACGTTCAGCCAACGCGCTGTCGAGATCATGGACCGCCGCAAATCGAAAGTCGGCAGCTGGTATTTGGATCTATCGATGATCCGCAACTACTGGGGCAGCGACCGCAGCTACCACCACACCGCACCGATCAACATGACCTACGCTTTGCGAGAAGCCTTGCAGATCATCGTCGAAGAGGGCCTGGTCGCTCGTTTCGAGCGGCATCAAGCGATGCATCGACGCTTGCGCGCCGGACTCGAAGCGCTCGGCCTGACCTACATTCCACAGCACAGTCTGCCCAACTTGAACTGTGTCCGCGTCCCCGATGGCGTCGACGATGCGGCGGTCCGTCGTCAGTTGCTGACCGAATATGGGATCGAGATCGGCGCAGGACTGGGGCCATTTAAAGGGACCGCATGGCGAATCGGCCTAATGGGCCACAGTTGCACGGCGCGGAACGTAACCCTGATCCTGGCCGCACTAGAAACGATCCTGCGCCAATCGGGCAGCCTGATCGAACCCGGCTCCGCCCTAGCCGCCGCAGCCCAAGCCAGCGACGCCTAA
- a CDS encoding hybrid sensor histidine kinase/response regulator, with amino-acid sequence MRIVHKLLLASLIPAMLIWIVGSYATNVSERSLRHAIETTSLMRASAVIDEIDRVVQSRSADWKAYSQSGLVQQTLQASNREFSELDEPEQTIAQRDRQWTDAPPNVETELMQTLMLNALSRDLRLRLQKLNEGSGYLIFGEVFVTNRWGVNAALTNRTSDYRQNDEDWWKHAVRKGVFIDDVRFDESAGIYSVDICQRIDDEQGELLGVIKIVMNIQTVLDVFDARVQRHSPDERLVLFTAKGKIIRASDMDLEPLADGTAFLEHLVVADKSNSSVFYRRDPISDERYLSAFAISRGFADYAGLGWIVLDERAESIVFAPVDTLRQRIVWLSLMATFVAMLIGTLTAISMSRRLHRLSDAAEAIGRGELQTTVAITGKDEVAGLAAQFNAMSGELAQANRELVVARDEARDANKAKSSFLANMSHEIRTPMNGIIGMSDLMAGSKLSGEQREYLKMIQHSADALLRLLNDILDFSKIEAGRLELEEIEFSLRDCVGLTGQALAIRAAEKDLELACRVEPEIPDTLRGDPGRLRQILVNLVGNAIKFTSAGEVIIDVGLESRCDDHVRIHARVIDSGVGIPEDKLAHIFEAFSQADTSTTRRFGGTGLGLTISSQLVELAGGKIWVESEVGTGTTFHFTAEFEVLEDRQPVARFDALPDRPLRVLVVDDNATNRRVFVEMLKSWGIESVALDSPLAGLDALQESVRTGPPFDLVLLDYMMPELDGFAFVERCRSDSAIRDTKILMISSASQAGHAKRCEQLGVIRYMTKPVIQSELLQTLIDIFAEQCRSGAGAVTPESDETTDEETSGVPLKILLAEDGLVNQRVAVGLLKRQGHQVIVAADGLEAIQAWEREDFDLILMDVQMPEIDGLQAAEMIREKEQGSGGHIPIIAMTASAMKGDRERCLAAGMDDYVTKPIVSAELFETIRRQTQPSSS; translated from the coding sequence ATGCGAATCGTTCATAAGCTGCTGCTCGCGTCGTTGATCCCAGCCATGCTGATTTGGATCGTCGGCAGCTACGCAACCAATGTCAGCGAACGAAGTCTGCGGCATGCGATCGAAACCACTTCGTTGATGCGAGCCAGCGCGGTGATCGATGAGATCGATCGAGTCGTTCAATCGCGGTCGGCCGACTGGAAAGCTTATTCGCAAAGCGGCTTGGTTCAGCAGACGTTGCAGGCTTCCAATCGCGAGTTTTCCGAACTCGACGAGCCTGAGCAAACGATCGCCCAGCGCGATCGCCAATGGACCGACGCCCCGCCAAACGTCGAAACCGAGTTGATGCAGACGCTGATGCTCAACGCCCTGTCGCGAGATCTCCGCCTGCGACTGCAGAAGCTGAACGAGGGGAGCGGGTATCTGATCTTTGGCGAGGTCTTCGTCACCAATCGCTGGGGCGTCAACGCAGCGCTAACCAATCGAACCTCCGACTACCGCCAAAACGATGAAGACTGGTGGAAACATGCGGTTCGCAAAGGTGTCTTTATCGACGACGTGCGGTTCGACGAGAGCGCGGGGATCTATTCGGTCGACATCTGCCAACGGATCGACGATGAACAGGGCGAATTGTTGGGCGTGATCAAGATCGTGATGAATATCCAAACGGTGTTGGATGTCTTCGACGCACGCGTTCAGCGGCATAGCCCCGACGAGCGCTTGGTGTTATTCACCGCCAAGGGAAAGATCATTCGCGCCAGCGATATGGATCTGGAACCGCTGGCCGATGGCACCGCATTTTTGGAGCATCTTGTCGTCGCGGACAAATCGAACAGCAGCGTCTTCTACCGACGCGACCCGATCAGCGATGAACGTTACCTTTCCGCCTTTGCGATTTCCCGCGGCTTCGCCGACTATGCAGGGCTCGGCTGGATCGTGCTCGACGAACGGGCCGAATCGATTGTCTTCGCCCCGGTCGACACGTTGCGGCAACGGATCGTTTGGTTGTCGCTGATGGCAACCTTCGTTGCGATGCTGATTGGCACCCTGACCGCGATTTCGATGTCGCGGCGATTGCATCGGTTGTCCGATGCGGCCGAGGCGATCGGTCGGGGCGAGTTGCAGACGACGGTCGCGATCACCGGCAAGGACGAAGTTGCTGGACTGGCGGCTCAGTTTAATGCGATGAGTGGCGAGTTGGCGCAGGCGAACCGCGAACTGGTTGTCGCCCGCGACGAAGCCCGTGACGCCAACAAAGCCAAGAGTTCGTTCTTGGCAAACATGAGTCACGAGATTCGCACTCCGATGAATGGGATCATTGGGATGAGCGATCTGATGGCGGGATCGAAGCTCAGCGGCGAGCAGCGGGAATATTTGAAGATGATCCAGCATTCGGCCGATGCCCTGCTGCGCTTGCTGAACGACATTCTCGATTTTTCAAAGATCGAAGCCGGTCGTTTGGAACTGGAGGAGATCGAATTCAGTCTGCGCGATTGCGTCGGTCTGACCGGCCAGGCGCTGGCGATCCGAGCGGCTGAAAAGGACCTGGAGCTTGCTTGCCGGGTCGAGCCGGAGATTCCCGATACGTTGCGAGGGGATCCCGGACGATTGCGGCAGATCCTCGTGAACCTAGTCGGCAATGCGATCAAGTTCACGAGTGCCGGGGAAGTGATCATCGACGTCGGCTTGGAATCGCGATGCGACGACCATGTGCGGATCCACGCCCGCGTGATCGATTCGGGCGTTGGCATCCCCGAGGACAAGCTGGCGCACATCTTCGAAGCGTTCAGCCAAGCCGATACGTCGACGACGCGGAGGTTTGGCGGGACCGGGCTCGGCCTGACGATCTCGTCTCAATTGGTCGAACTGGCCGGAGGCAAGATCTGGGTCGAAAGCGAAGTGGGGACCGGAACGACGTTCCATTTCACGGCCGAGTTCGAAGTGCTGGAAGATCGGCAGCCGGTTGCACGCTTCGACGCGCTGCCCGATCGCCCGCTGCGGGTTCTTGTCGTCGACGACAATGCAACCAACCGCCGCGTCTTTGTCGAGATGCTCAAGAGCTGGGGGATCGAATCGGTTGCGTTGGATTCGCCGCTGGCCGGGCTCGACGCATTGCAAGAATCGGTTCGGACGGGGCCGCCGTTCGACTTGGTGCTGCTCGATTACATGATGCCCGAATTGGATGGGTTTGCTTTCGTCGAGCGCTGCCGCAGCGACAGCGCGATCCGCGACACAAAGATTCTGATGATCTCGTCCGCTTCGCAAGCGGGACACGCCAAGCGATGCGAACAGTTGGGCGTGATCCGCTACATGACCAAGCCGGTGATCCAGTCCGAACTGCTGCAGACCCTGATCGACATCTTCGCCGAACAATGCAGGAGCGGTGCGGGGGCGGTGACGCCCGAGTCCGATGAAACGACCGACGAGGAAACCAGTGGCGTTCCACTAAAAATCCTGCTGGCCGAAGACGGGCTGGTCAACCAACGGGTGGCGGTTGGACTGCTGAAACGCCAAGGGCATCAGGTGATCGTCGCCGCCGACGGCCTTGAAGCGATCCAAGCCTGGGAGCGGGAGGACTTTGATTTGATCCTGATGGATGTGCAGATGCCCGAGATCGATGGGCTGCAGGCTGCCGAAATGATTCGCGAGAAGGAACAGGGAAGCGGCGGCCACATCCCGATCATCGCGATGACGGCTAGCGCGATGAAGGGGGATCGGGAGCGATGCCTCGCCGCTGGCATGGACGATTACGTAACCAAGCCGATCGTTTCGGCGGAACTGTTTGAAACGATCCGCCGGCAAACGCAGCCTTCCAGCAGCTGA
- a CDS encoding sodium:solute symporter family protein has translation MTVIDIIVLIVYFGTMIGIGLWAMRRVKGQEDYFMGGRGFGKLLQTFAAFGAGTGAHEPVQVGRTGWTSGLSGVWSALMWLFVTPIYWFTAVWYRRMRHLTLGDWFVERYNSKALGAAYTLFAIVFYMFYLSTMLSAIAKFSVPLMGVETLWGYELKYILIPTIAAIVIVYGVLGGLTAAYWTDLIQGIFIILLSILLIPFGLLALVKQFGDPATMGIMDGFTILHQRVAADNFSLFAGPSAGEFPPQYIFALTLLALVGIVVQPHFIATGGGSAKSEDEARIGLVVGNLLKRLCTAGWALTALIALALLAGNAEIAADPDRVWGVAAREILGPLNLGLVGLMLACLLAAMMSSADAYMIVTSGLVVRNVYAAYIEPDATEAKCVGVARMTGLIIIVGASIVAIYFSNVFGQFKMAIELPLLFAAPFWIGMVWRRANRTAVWLTISFVAVVFFILPIALPIVNPAMREDPSLTTTTQIVTTTRVREATPVDVAKHEAWETAVAQAEERHADDPERLADVLKSIGAAPPKAEIGQPITLVNKTGGASIFWSEGVAPVGDAELETVSETEADGVKTLVQKQTGPMEGKGNFNIDFMVYHLLGIDLGSVSKATLASLRLPPRVLMPFVFLIVVSYLTPRDDKEKLDRYYAKMKTEVDPDPEKDRAKLEASYADPTRFDDRRLVPGGDIEIMRPGRKDIGGFVLSIAVCAAIIGLLVWVAQIGA, from the coding sequence ATGACTGTTATCGATATCATTGTTTTGATCGTCTACTTTGGCACCATGATCGGCATCGGCTTGTGGGCCATGCGACGTGTCAAAGGGCAAGAAGATTATTTCATGGGCGGCCGCGGGTTTGGCAAATTGCTGCAAACCTTCGCCGCCTTTGGTGCCGGCACCGGAGCTCATGAACCGGTGCAAGTCGGCCGGACCGGTTGGACCAGCGGGCTGTCGGGCGTTTGGTCGGCGCTGATGTGGTTGTTCGTGACGCCGATCTATTGGTTCACCGCCGTTTGGTATCGCCGGATGCGGCACCTGACCCTCGGCGATTGGTTTGTCGAACGCTATAACTCCAAAGCCCTCGGCGCCGCGTACACGCTGTTCGCGATCGTCTTCTATATGTTCTACCTGTCGACGATGCTCTCGGCGATCGCCAAGTTTTCGGTGCCGTTGATGGGTGTCGAGACGCTGTGGGGATACGAACTGAAGTACATTCTGATCCCGACGATCGCGGCGATCGTGATCGTCTACGGCGTGCTGGGCGGATTGACCGCCGCCTATTGGACCGATCTGATCCAAGGCATCTTCATCATCCTATTGTCGATCCTGTTGATCCCCTTTGGCCTGCTGGCACTAGTGAAACAGTTCGGCGATCCGGCGACGATGGGGATCATGGACGGTTTTACGATCCTGCATCAACGCGTTGCAGCCGACAATTTCAGTCTGTTCGCCGGCCCGAGTGCTGGTGAGTTCCCGCCGCAATACATCTTCGCGTTGACGTTGCTCGCCCTGGTCGGGATCGTTGTTCAGCCGCACTTCATCGCGACCGGTGGCGGTTCGGCGAAGAGCGAAGATGAGGCTCGGATCGGTCTGGTCGTCGGTAACTTACTGAAACGCTTGTGCACCGCCGGTTGGGCGTTGACGGCGCTGATCGCCCTGGCGCTGCTCGCAGGCAATGCGGAGATCGCCGCCGATCCGGATCGTGTCTGGGGCGTCGCGGCTCGCGAGATCCTGGGGCCGTTGAACCTCGGTCTGGTCGGATTGATGCTGGCCTGCTTGTTGGCAGCGATGATGAGTTCCGCGGACGCTTATATGATCGTCACCTCGGGCTTGGTCGTCCGCAACGTTTACGCAGCGTACATCGAACCCGACGCAACCGAAGCGAAATGTGTCGGCGTCGCGCGGATGACCGGCCTGATCATCATCGTAGGCGCGTCGATCGTGGCGATCTATTTCTCGAACGTCTTCGGTCAGTTCAAGATGGCGATCGAGTTGCCGCTGCTGTTTGCCGCTCCGTTCTGGATCGGAATGGTTTGGCGAAGAGCGAACCGAACGGCGGTCTGGTTGACGATCAGTTTTGTCGCTGTCGTCTTCTTCATCCTGCCGATCGCCCTGCCGATCGTGAACCCTGCGATGCGCGAAGATCCTTCGCTGACAACGACCACTCAGATCGTGACCACAACCCGCGTTAGGGAAGCCACGCCGGTCGACGTCGCCAAACATGAAGCTTGGGAGACGGCGGTCGCTCAAGCCGAAGAACGCCACGCGGACGATCCCGAGCGATTGGCCGACGTGCTGAAATCGATCGGCGCCGCGCCTCCCAAAGCGGAGATCGGGCAACCGATCACGCTAGTCAATAAGACCGGCGGCGCATCGATCTTCTGGAGCGAAGGAGTCGCGCCCGTCGGCGATGCGGAACTGGAAACCGTTTCCGAAACCGAAGCGGATGGCGTGAAGACGCTGGTGCAAAAACAGACCGGACCGATGGAGGGGAAAGGCAACTTCAACATCGATTTTATGGTCTACCATCTGCTGGGGATCGATCTTGGCAGCGTCTCCAAAGCGACCCTCGCCTCGCTGCGTCTTCCGCCGCGGGTACTGATGCCGTTTGTGTTCTTGATCGTCGTCAGCTACCTGACCCCACGCGATGACAAAGAGAAGTTGGACCGCTATTACGCCAAGATGAAAACCGAGGTCGATCCCGATCCGGAGAAGGATCGGGCGAAGCTGGAAGCATCGTACGCCGATCCGACTCGGTTCGACGATCGTCGGTTGGTGCCTGGCGGCGACATCGAGATCATGCGTCCCGGCCGCAAAGACATCGGCGGATTCGTGCTCTCGATCGCGGTTTGCGCCGCGATCATCGGCCTGTTGGTCTGGGTAGCCCAAATCGGCGCCTAA